The following coding sequences are from one Musa acuminata AAA Group cultivar baxijiao chromosome BXJ1-6, Cavendish_Baxijiao_AAA, whole genome shotgun sequence window:
- the LOC135677531 gene encoding E3 ubiquitin-protein ligase SIS3-like: MVGIKPSSFTRLKCDKKAMATMETTPVHGHADWVLRAYQTQGTPASAPVVIKLGYTVMHIVEGRVVEEPPRAYHTFVFTLGDFLHQTSRRRAISTVLLRAGVYGYDICFAGWMERQLVAFCNDPVEAAFNSGNGIEMIVDVPLAHFPSDEETSSDVEGVGEDGDFGGIPASTDAVKELAVVKYERGGDVREESCIICFEEFDEGVEVTRMPCKHAFHGGCLTRWLESSHVCPLCRHAIPASADP, from the coding sequence ATGGTAGGAATTAAGCCGAGTTCATTCACACGGTTGAAGTGCGACAAGAAGGCGATGGCCACGATGGAGACGACTCCTGTCCATGGCCATGCCGATTGGGTTCTCAGGGCCTATCAAACTCAGGGGACGCCGGCATCGGCTCCGGTGGTGATCAAACTCGGCTATACCGTGATGCACATTGTTGAAGGTCGAGTCGTGGAGGAACCGCCCCGTGCCTACCACACCTTTGTCTTCACTCTCGGCGACTTCCTCCACCAAACATCTCGCCGCCGGGCGATCTCGACCGTTCTCTTACGCGCCGGCGTCTATGGTTATGACATCTGCTTCGCCGGGTGGATGGAGAGACAACTCGTTGCCTTCTGCAATGATCCAGTCGAGGCGGCTTTCAACTCGGGCAACGGGATCGAGATGATCGTGGATGTACCTTTGGCCCACTTCCCGAGCGATGAGGAAACTTCTTCGGACGTCGAAGGCGTCGGCGAGGACGGGGATTTCGGCGGCATCCCGGCGTCGACGGACGCGGTGAAGGAGCTGGCGGTGGTGAAGTACGAGCGTGGAGGAGATGTCAGAGAGGAGAGTTGCATCATCTGCTTCGAGGAGTTCGACGAGGGCGTGGAGGTGACGCGGATGCCATGCAAGCACGCCTTCCATGGCGGCTGTCTCACTCGATGGTTGGAGAGCAGCCATGTGTGTCCTCTCTGCAGACACGCCATACCTGCTTCTGCTGATCCCTGA